Part of the Sarcophilus harrisii chromosome X, mSarHar1.11, whole genome shotgun sequence genome is shown below.
GAACTTAAGGTGAAGGAAAGAGGTGGGAAGCAGTGGCACCAGAAGTCCCAGGATCTCACGTCCCTGTCATAGCCTCCACGTGGGACCAAAGCGAGTGCTGGTGAGACCCCTAAGGCACTGTTGTTATTTGCAAACTGCTTCAAGTAGTGCCTGAGGAACAGTCTGTGAAGGCTGGCCTTGGGTGTCCACCAGAGTTCAGTTATGGCCCTGTTGATGATTCCTGAAAATGATGCCAAGAGGCAGGGGAAATCTTGGCCCCTGATTCTGTCCTTTTGTAAATGCCACGGTGCCCAAAGTACTTGGAGGGCAGAAGGGGGTTGTCACCAGTGGTTACGAGTGTAAAGAATTCACTGAGATCTTCCATGGACAAGCGGCTTCTACGTAGCCCAGCTAGGAAGGGGCTTGGTTCCATGGAGGCTTAAAACGCATGGGACTTAAACAATCCATACCACAATCAATAATACAGAGCCATTTCTCATTGCTTTTTCCTTTCCACTTACTTGGCAATGTCTGGGAAACTGGGAATCTCTGCTCAAGTGTGACGTCTGCAACAGCTGTCAGCTCATCAGCTAGGCTACAAGTGCACACTTAAGTCTTTTGACACTTTATTGAATGCACAGCAAGATGAACTGTCTCTGATGTCATTGTACACgggagagggaggagggcagGGGAGTGGGAACCTGTACAACTTTCCTTTGGAGGCGAAGATTCGAGCCCCTCTGGTCCTATTTCTTCTTGGTGAAATTAACCCATATTCTGCCGGTTGCCATAACCCCGTGGATGTGTGTCCTTCCAGTCGTCCCAATTACGCTTTTTGAGTAATGACTCTTCATCATCCTCTTCTGACTTTGTTTCCTGATCCTCATCTTGATCTGCCTCCTGATTGAGGGTCACTAAAAGAGGCAAAGGCAGGAAGAAGGAGTGACCATAAAGCAAAGCTGAGCAGAACTCCCCTGAACTTCTCAGGCCCTCGTTCCAGTCTGAAGGTAAGGGGGTAAGCCCAAGCCCTCTAGGGGAACACTACTGAGGGTAAATAACAGCCCCAGAGGACACCCAAATTGGTTCATAAGGACAAAAAGATCATCAGAGCTACTCTCAGTCCAGAGTTTCCTTCCAGTCAGCAGATCCAAAGtacaggaaaagaagagagaaaaaaaaaaaaaagctgccatgACAAGTACTGGTGATGGAAGGTAAGAGGAAAAGGTGGGCATCAGAGGGGGCACAGATGCAGTTCACGCTCTTTTACTGAGCTCAGGGTGTCCACCTTGCCCTCAAACTAGCTCATGAAATGGCTGGATCGATTGGTGCTGGATCCATGGGGCTCAACAAACAGAGAACGTGTGGATTGCACTGATCAAGTTAGCTCCAACATAGCAAGGCCCCAGGCCTAGCCACAGCACCTGGCACAGGGTGAATGCCCAAGATCAGTCAACTGCTCACCAGTTTAGAATTTACTCTACCCCTTTGGAAAGGATTGGTAATCCAAATAAAAGGACTCTGAGAACCAAGTTCTGCTTCTAAAGCCCTCGCATAAACTACAGTAGCCTCTCCCGTTGGCTACCGATTTCAACGACATGGAGCGCGAGCCTGGCACTTCTTTCTGTGTGCAATTCCTATTATCCCGCCCACTTCCTAGCTCCCTTTGCTTTAGTCCTTGAGCAGAGTACCTGGAACACAGGTTAAGTGCCTAAGAAGTGCTGGCCAATTGGTTTGTACCTTTTGAATTCTTGAATGCGTCCCATTTTTGGCGTTGCTCATACCAGTCATTCACTGTCATGGTCGCCAAGCTGGGATAGCCAGAGCCAAATACCCTTGGGGAAAGTAAATCAGCAAAAGAGAGTTAAACAAAAACAGCCCCTTCCGTTCAGTGACAGGCTCACTGAATGAGTCAGCAGCTGTCTCCATTCAGAGACACCCACCGAGAGCTCAGAAAAACTATGGCACCCCTAGGATAAGCTAACTGGGCTTCAGCAGACTAAGAGCAAGGCCAGGTTTCCATCAGAAGACAAAACATCTTCCAGGGAGGGAAGTCAGTCTAAGAAACCAAAAGAAGGGATGCATCTGACAACTGCCCAGATGAGGCTTTACTGTGGATTggtctccccccacccccacccaggtACAGAGGAAGCTCCACAACTGTTCTCTGTCTCTTAGCCAGGGGACACAAAATGGAATCCTCAGGGAATGAAAAGTCTTTCTATCTGTAGCTGAGGGAGAAAGGTTGCCACCGACTTAGAGTTGGAAGGTCCCGAGGCCAATCTCAAACCATACTACGAACCTCATCTGCACCGGCCCCAACAAGCAGCCATCCAGTCTGGGTGTGAAGCTGACAGCATCACCTCACTAAACgcccccttccttccctgcccTCAGGCAGACACAAGGCTCGGTAGGAAGGTTTTCCTTCTTCAACCTCTTTCTTTTAGGTCTCATCTAAGTGTTAGGTttaggaggaaagaggaagaagtctCCACAGGGGAGGTCACCTTTCCATGACGCTCATCAGGTTTGTAACACGCCTCTGCCATATCAGCCTGACGCCAGAAGGCCCACAAGagcaaggtcccttccaggtgcTACTTACTTGGCCTGGGCAGTGTCCCGAGTGAGGATAAAAGGTTTGGTTGGAGCTCTGTTCTGAGGAGGCACCCGAGAAGTTGATGGCTGAAAAGGCAAAGGATAACAATTAGTTATCCCACCACCACAGAAATTCTGAGAGTGTTCTTAGAACCTCAGAAAGCCCTAGTTACAATCAAGTCATTGAGCATCACTTCCTGTTTTCTGTCTCCCAGACACAGCAGGAGCAGGCTAGgaatggggtcacagaaagttCTCGCAGGAACCATCTTCCCCCAAACCAACAGTCTGCTTTTTAAAACTACTACTTGGACAAGGTCATTCCAAAGCTTTTATCCATTTCTAACCTACTTCCTTTTCCTAGCACTTAAGACCCTCTTCTTAGCCTTGCCTTCAGTGGAAAAATGCAGCTGCAAGTGCCTGCTTCCTGACAAATGGCTGTTATGTCTGAGCCTTGCTCGCCCCCTCTAAGCCTAGCCAGTAGTCCAACGCTCCCTAGCAGGAAGAGCTTCAGAAGAAACCTCCAGGAATTCTCACACTGTCCTCCACAGAAAGTCAGAGGCACGTGGTCCCAGCACCTCCTTCCCAAACAATACAGGCAAAGATGATGTGGCCAATTTCAGTCAACCTCATCGCTTCCAGAGCCAGTCCCAAGGCCACGTGGGGGACTGGGGGTCTGCGGCGGGAGCAAAACACAGGTGGCTCCTTGACCTTAAAACCTCAAACCCCACTGTGTATCAGGTGACCTTGGGAAAGGCCCTTCAGAGAGCCTGTTAATTCCTTTGGCTTTGAATGAAATAACTCTAGAATGAATTCtcagagaagccaggaagttgctcAGAGCAGAGAACTCCCAGGGTAATTAGTGGAAAccagacaaggaaaaaaaagagccacTCCCTGTAAGCGGGGAGAGAGTCCTCAAGGCTGCAGGGCGGCCTCGTGGGACCCACCTAGCTCAACGATGACAATGGATGTTTGATTCTGAAAACAGACTGCAATGTCATTTGAGGAATTCCCTGTGGAGGTTCCAGGTCATCATGTAGCACCCACTCTTTAGAAACCCACAGCAGAAATGCAATCCCGCTCCTACCTGTTTTCCCAAGTCTCGGGCTTTCAGGATCACTATTTCTTGGTCGATGCTCTCGATCTCCTCCAAACTGATGTTGACCCACTTCTGTAAGTGAAGCAGGTAATATTCTCGAACTTGTTCCTCATCTGCTCGGCCATTTTCTACAGCAGATTCCAGAGATGCCAACTTGTTCTCCAGCTCCTTCTTCTGCTTGTATCTGTCCCACAGAATTTAATCCCACAAACACTGATGAAGTGCCTACTAGGTGTCTGGCCCTGTTCTAGGGGCTGGGgggtacaaaaaaaggcaaaaaagggagTCTCTGTCTGCCACTAGCTGGGAGATGGGGGATCCGTGTCGAAGACTCGGTGACTGAAGCATTCCAGCTCACCATTTCCTTTGGAAGAGAAAGCAAACCTAAGGAGCCTTACTTGGGAACCTCAAGAAGGAGGTTgtcccttctctcccccaaaaTGACTCGAACAAGCTCATAGTCATTTTCCTAAGTACAATTATCACAGCAGGATCAAGCAGCATATAAACAGTCAACATAATTTCTCCCACTCTCAGGAAATAAGTTAGTCTAGAAAGCTGCTGATGCACTATCCTGCCTCGGGAGTGGTGTCAGGTTTTATAATCCATAACCCACAATTCCTTTGAGCCACCGGGAAGAGATTATGAGAAATGGCTAGGAACTGAAGCTAAAGAGACAGAATCTGCTCTCAGAAGTTTTCATCTTTAGACAATCAGCTCAACATGTGGTCGATAGAATCTTAATTTTTCTCCAGGACACAGAATGCCTCAAAGGGGCATTCTGTTCAGGAGTTAAGCaacatcatttcccacagaatcTTAATAATTGGTTGAGACTTCAGAGACCACAGAGGTTTACCTTCCCATCCATGTTAAGACTACCCCTGATAATATCTCTGACAGGCCGTCATCATCTTAAACACTTTCAGTGAGCGGGGGCCGGTCAGTCAGCCAATAAATGTCTAAGTGTTCAGgctccaggcactgtgctggacAGCGTgaattgttagaaagttcttcTTATGTGACATTTGTGTgtagcatatatacacatatatatgtggcatttatatagtactctaaagtttgcaaagcacttcacatgtatcatttcattttatcctcatcacAACCCTCagaggtaggtggtattattgttaccattttacagctgagttaattgaagcagacagaaattaaatggttTGTCCAGTATCGTACAGCTAGTAATTCTCCGGTGCTCTATTCCCTGTGGTGCCACTCGGATGCAACCTGAAATATGCCTTTCCATTGATTCCACTTCTGTCATTCTGAAGAGTTCGGGACAAATATTCCGTTGGATCAGCAAGCGTGGATTAACACCCACTCTGTGCCGAACATTTTGTTAGATGCTAGAGACGCATACACAAAACTGAGACAGGTTATAACcttaaggaacttgcattctgTGGAGGGAATACAATACATTCCCAGATATGTGAATACCTGGGAGTacatttggggggagggagagaagagagagagagaatatgaataagAGAGAATATGTGATGGAACTAACCAGGCTGGGACGGTCTGCAAAGACCTCTTTTAAGAAGGTAGCCCTTGAGCCAAATGGGTGGCCTTGTGAGTGCCTCAAATCAGCCATCAAACTGCTTCATCATCTTTTTCCAGGTCAAATAATTCTGGATCTTTGAACTATTTCTCACAACATGGCTTCCAGACCCTTCATCATGCTGATCACCTTCCACTGGATGCCTCTTAAAATGGAGTAACCAGACACATGCGGCCTACATAATTAGGCTCAATGGCACAACCTTGGGATTCATCAATACTCTTTTAAGGCAACATAAGATTGTGCTAGTGTCTCTCCCAACATATTCTTACAATTGGCAACATCTGCTGATAGAAACAGCTAAACTGAGATCTGCCCGCAGGGGCAGAGGGAGCAACCATACCAATGATAATTCTAGGAAAGTGTCATGTTACAATCAACAACGGATTCCCTGGCAATGGGATCTCAAGGGCGACACATCTGGGCCTGACCCAGATAAGGTCTCAAAACAGACACTGGGGCTTTATACAGCGCTTGCTTATCACTCCTGCCACCCAAAGCTTCTTAAGCCCAGCAGCTCCTTCCTTTGAAAGATAGACCTCCCCAGTATTCTTGCTACCTAAGGAGACATCCCGGTGTAGCAGTCCTGCATGTGCCAGAGAGATAGCTCACTGGGTTTCTGGATCGGGGAGAAATGACATGGGCTGCTCCGGGCAATTCTCTGTCCCCACTCTACATCGAAAGAGCCACAGTCTTTGGCCAAACCCTCTTTCTCAGCCCCAAAGCATCACAGAGCCCCAAAAGGTGATGTTGACCCCTGAAAATCAGTCTGAAATGCCATCTAGGCCTGAGATTTCTCGGCAATAGATGTTACCTTCCAAATGCCCTTCACCGTTCCAAAAGGACTAAGAAGGGCCCCAAACTCTCGGCAGCAGTCCCGGGCGGTTAGGCTTTGGTGCAGTGATAAGAGAGCTGGGCCGTGAGTCAGGAAGTCcaagctcaaatccagcctcagacactcagtaactgtgggatcctgagcaattcacttcatctctgt
Proteins encoded:
- the IGBP1 gene encoding immunoglobulin-binding protein 1, translated to MAEAVAAATEDEEEIVGPRLPQLLETGRRLLGEVEDTNESTNSRFIQEKVKQGLESLEKASRMMAQLDLFSPNEDLEEISSTDLKYLLVPALQGALTLKQISFNHRLEQVQTARAHFMDFLKQCQNYQVTKFELPSTQDNPPGKKSFDGPTGSQQSLVAMASHRQAKIERYKQKKELENKLASLESAVENGRADEEQVREYYLLHLQKWVNISLEEIESIDQEIVILKARDLGKQPSTSRVPPQNRAPTKPFILTRDTAQAKVFGSGYPSLATMTVNDWYEQRQKWDAFKNSKVTLNQEADQDEDQETKSEEDDEESLLKKRNWDDWKDTHPRGYGNRQNMG